The DNA sequence agtcacgtgcggagaattatccgtaaaaggtagacgctgccTCGTTATTGACCCCGAGCCCACAGAGGTGAAAATGAAGCTTTtatggcttcctgagcgtttggcAGACGATTACATTCGAGAAGCactccaggcttacgggaaagtgaagtctatatcagcagaaagctggagagtatcggaaatggagcaaatgcgtaccctaaatcgtgacgtggtgttgactcttgccgatggagtcggcgtgggagacgttccacatctgctacacgtttgtggagtgcagagccttgtattgattccaggccggcccccactttgtctccgctgtaacaaggttgggcacatacgtcgaaactgcagaaccccacgttgtgaagcctgccgacgctttggccacacagatgaagaatgtgttgtgacatacgccgacaagctacgacacaggacaaggcctccagaagaaagcctgcaggaacacataatggatgttactgaggttctcgacgcaacgggagacgttccctcttccgcgaATACCAGCTGTGCCAGTAAAGCCCCTCTACATGTTGAAGACAATGAGATCGCAGAACCGCCCGtggaaaaggaaagtagcgaagagaaagaagtgcccgCTACTACGCAGACAGTTCCCGCCCA is a window from the Dermacentor albipictus isolate Rhodes 1998 colony chromosome 6, USDA_Dalb.pri_finalv2, whole genome shotgun sequence genome containing:
- the LOC139061446 gene encoding uncharacterized protein yields the protein MFSAPKDLSAPGRGAAQASASSNDYRVVIPRLPTGKLVVDSVFLHADLSGRPYRAQDFRDALRNVIDLKEISSIGQFQMSHVWMVTCKSSITKSKLVTCGELSVKGRRCLVIDPEPTEVKMKLLWLPERLADDYIREALQAYGKVKSISAESWRVSEMEQMRTLNRDVVLTLADGVGVGDVPHLLHVCGVQSLVLIPGRPPLCLRCNKVGHIRRNCRTPRCEACRRFGHTDEECVVTYADKLRHRTRPPEESLQEHIMDVTEVLDATGDVPSSANTSCASKAPLHVEDNEIAEPPVEKESSEEKEVPATTQTVPAQPANETAADDSSATPKHVNTCAMLSEDRRSSADTSIPKRRATNRSESSTDSETASTTRKARRRKTSTHSGQCRRSRSRRPGEGSEGASPLPSKTDRIEN